A genomic window from Treponema maltophilum ATCC 51939 includes:
- the purH gene encoding bifunctional phosphoribosylaminoimidazolecarboxamide formyltransferase/IMP cyclohydrolase produces the protein MKKRALVSVFDKNGIQDLCTFLHTHGWEILSTGGTAAYLKEHGIPVTDISSVTGFPECLDGRVKTLHPAVHAGLLARRDDSAHMGTIEKLHISPIDLVCVNLYPFFEKVQAGLDFADTIEFIDIGGPAMLRSAAKNFKDVIVLTEPADYQAVQDELEKKDVGFELRRMLAGKAFNLTSAYDAAVSRFMLAAGKEDDAPNFPSYYTVPLLKKQELRYGENAHQKAALYVYADKIGSFGAMRQLQGKELSYNNMRDLDIAWKTTCAYKRYVNAENPFVVALKHNTPCGAAEGTSIADAYTRAFDCDPVSIFGGILGCSVCVDEEAAKRMSDCFLEVIAAPDFTEEAVRIFSAKKNLRLVRMDLPVQKSFEMLSVDGGVLVQTGDEDLFDSWRVVTKAQPSETHKKEAAFGMTVAMFAKSNAIVVVKDAAAIGIGSGQTNRIWAAQQALAHAKAITDAAGKTPAEVLISDAFFPFADCVETAAKYGIKTIIQPGGSIRDEESIAAADKAGIAMVFTGRRHFKH, from the coding sequence ATGAAAAAGAGAGCATTGGTAAGTGTATTCGACAAAAACGGTATACAGGATTTATGCACCTTTTTGCATACGCACGGCTGGGAAATTCTTTCCACCGGAGGAACGGCCGCCTACCTAAAAGAACACGGCATTCCCGTAACCGATATAAGCTCGGTTACCGGTTTTCCCGAATGTCTTGACGGAAGGGTAAAAACACTGCACCCCGCAGTCCATGCCGGCCTTTTGGCACGCCGCGATGACAGCGCACACATGGGCACGATCGAAAAACTGCACATCAGCCCCATCGACCTTGTATGCGTCAATTTGTATCCTTTTTTCGAAAAGGTACAAGCCGGCCTTGATTTTGCCGACACAATAGAATTTATAGATATAGGCGGGCCGGCCATGCTGCGATCGGCGGCAAAAAACTTTAAAGACGTTATTGTGCTCACCGAACCCGCCGATTACCAAGCGGTGCAGGATGAACTGGAAAAAAAAGATGTCGGTTTTGAATTGCGCCGTATGTTGGCGGGAAAAGCGTTCAATTTGACTTCGGCATACGATGCGGCGGTTTCGCGTTTTATGCTTGCAGCGGGGAAAGAAGACGATGCGCCGAATTTTCCTTCATATTATACCGTTCCGCTCCTAAAAAAACAGGAACTGCGCTACGGCGAAAACGCGCATCAAAAAGCCGCTTTGTACGTATACGCGGACAAAATCGGCAGTTTCGGCGCAATGCGGCAACTGCAGGGAAAAGAACTGTCGTACAATAATATGCGCGACTTGGACATTGCATGGAAAACGACCTGCGCATACAAGCGCTATGTAAACGCCGAAAACCCCTTCGTCGTTGCGCTTAAACACAATACGCCCTGCGGCGCCGCCGAAGGTACGTCGATCGCCGATGCGTATACGCGCGCGTTCGACTGCGATCCGGTGTCGATATTCGGCGGCATTCTCGGCTGTTCGGTATGCGTCGACGAAGAAGCGGCAAAGCGCATGAGCGACTGCTTTTTGGAAGTTATCGCCGCGCCCGATTTTACCGAAGAAGCGGTGCGCATTTTTTCCGCAAAAAAGAACCTCCGCCTCGTGCGTATGGATTTGCCGGTACAAAAATCGTTTGAAATGCTGTCGGTTGACGGCGGCGTTTTGGTACAAACGGGCGACGAAGATTTGTTCGATTCGTGGCGCGTTGTAACGAAGGCACAGCCGAGCGAAACGCACAAAAAAGAAGCCGCTTTCGGCATGACGGTTGCAATGTTCGCAAAATCGAACGCGATTGTCGTCGTTAAAGATGCGGCGGCAATCGGCATAGGCAGCGGCCAAACAAACCGCATTTGGGCGGCACAGCAGGCGTTGGCACACGCAAAGGCCATTACCGACGCGGCGGGAAAAACGCCCGCCGAAGTGCTTATCAGCGACGCTTTTTTCCCGTTCGCCGACTGCGTCGAAACGGCCGCAAAATACGGCATAAAGACAATCATTCAGCCCGGCGGCTCCATACGCGACGAAGAATCAATCGCCGCCGCGGACAAAGCCGGTATCGCCATGGTGTTTACCGGCCGGCGGCACTTTAAACATTGA
- a CDS encoding SH3 domain-containing protein, translated as MKRALSVCLLIFALFCTSACSGKMGYGVVLWSIPEHGLFDGTVVPVYVRSNIGKVYIIGIPGSKQKIEVPLWRITDPESKGKALKTAQRLAEYRRQYAVAALDGLPIRTEPVNTAKQVYRLRLNEVIKVLYKGEGQAVMAGNTPLEGIWLRVLTEDGSSGWCFSYNLRLFDERNGVHAALQPAAEEKDELLEEVLKTEWVPEYYKSIIASGKIDTDRIKSEYGFDTGADSGFVSISVPELSAKAAYKGTAKTGENTYTFTGTSFAMTVLSPSSVTVQYTGQDGLPVSYTFISLEQSGVVQFVSLSQSVQGENGFVDGSDERKDEPKKEDCVAALIENENRRRTEQYRRLSSFGPVFVSSNYGTLQLNENGSFMWRNFKPAITSEILPQSLNRESTLRGTVRIKYFVSNALETQFDGVLTFAIKGIEDEVNFLYKTEETGLRLEDMRGASVRNGVVQSRSGNPSVLFFAKQ; from the coding sequence ATGAAACGAGCCTTATCGGTCTGCCTGCTTATTTTTGCACTTTTTTGTACGTCCGCTTGCAGCGGAAAAATGGGGTACGGCGTTGTGCTGTGGTCGATTCCGGAACACGGCCTTTTTGACGGAACCGTCGTGCCCGTATATGTGCGTTCAAACATCGGCAAAGTATACATCATCGGAATTCCCGGTTCCAAACAAAAAATCGAAGTGCCGTTGTGGCGCATTACCGACCCCGAATCAAAGGGAAAAGCGCTTAAAACGGCGCAGCGCCTTGCCGAATACCGTCGTCAATATGCGGTTGCGGCTTTGGACGGGCTTCCGATCCGTACTGAACCGGTCAATACGGCAAAACAAGTGTACCGGCTCCGGCTCAACGAAGTTATAAAAGTTTTGTACAAGGGTGAAGGGCAAGCCGTTATGGCGGGAAACACGCCGCTTGAGGGGATCTGGCTCAGAGTGCTCACCGAAGACGGAAGTTCCGGCTGGTGCTTTTCGTACAATTTACGCCTTTTCGACGAACGCAACGGCGTTCATGCGGCGCTTCAACCGGCAGCGGAAGAAAAAGACGAACTTTTGGAAGAAGTTTTAAAAACCGAATGGGTGCCCGAATATTACAAAAGCATCATTGCGTCCGGAAAAATCGATACGGACAGAATTAAAAGCGAATACGGATTCGATACGGGCGCGGATTCGGGCTTCGTTTCGATTTCCGTACCGGAACTGTCCGCCAAAGCAGCGTACAAGGGAACGGCAAAAACCGGCGAAAACACGTATACCTTTACCGGCACATCATTTGCAATGACCGTTCTTTCGCCGTCGTCCGTTACCGTTCAGTACACGGGGCAAGACGGTCTGCCCGTATCCTACACTTTTATCTCTTTGGAACAAAGCGGTGTCGTGCAGTTTGTATCTTTGTCGCAAAGCGTACAAGGCGAAAACGGTTTTGTAGACGGCTCGGACGAACGGAAAGACGAACCGAAAAAAGAAGACTGCGTTGCAGCCCTTATCGAAAATGAAAATCGTCGCCGCACGGAGCAATACCGCAGACTTTCGTCGTTCGGTCCCGTGTTCGTAAGTTCGAATTACGGCACGTTGCAGCTGAATGAAAACGGCAGTTTTATGTGGCGGAATTTCAAACCGGCAATAACTTCGGAAATCCTTCCGCAATCGCTGAATAGGGAAAGCACCCTGCGCGGTACGGTACGCATAAAGTATTTCGTTTCGAACGCGCTCGAAACTCAGTTCGACGGCGTGCTGACTTTTGCGATTAAGGGCATCGAAGACGAAGTGAATTTTCTCTACAAAACCGAAGAAACCGGTTTGCGCCTGGAAGACATGCGCGGCGCTTCCGTGCGGAACGGCGTCGTGCAGTCGCGAAGCGGCAATCCGTCGGTTTTGTTTTTTGCAAAACAGTAA
- a CDS encoding ABC-F family ATP-binding cassette domain-containing protein yields the protein MSFLQLSNLCLKFGEREILKNVTVNLRKESRAALVGANGCGKSTFMKIAAGLISADSGERVAQKNCRVVYLPQSGIVHSGATLRAEADKAFAEGYALHEEMEDIGERLKTVSDEKLQTQLLERHRQINEYLTDSQWYFRSSRAEQVLSGLGFEKADFDKPVETFSGGWQMRIALAKVLLQNPDILLLDEPTNYLDIEARTWLQDFLLGFSGGFLLVSHDRYFLDTCVNEILELFNAELHRYAGNFTNYEKKRQSELESLIAQYDLQQEKIRKTEDFIRRFRYNAAKAAQVQERVKQLEKLPRIEIPESLKKIRFSFPSAPHSGKIVLRLEKIGKAYGTHSVLRGIDATVEHSDRLVVTGRNGAGKTTLLRILAGEDTAYDGRLVLGANVSIGYFSQDSAEKINGNLSVIDMLEKEAPLDLVPKLRDMLAAFLFRGDDIFKTVDVLSGGEKSRLAMLRLLLKPANLLILDEPTNHLDIHSKDALLAALQSFGGTIVFISHDRSFTQALATRILELNAGHCRLYPGPYDYYLEQQKKHAAFNTDAGFSASGATLAGAHGGASAATVRDANDESAPVSAPQQSMPPSYAEQKRLQSQRRKLEKEERLLMEQITQVEEQKALLEADLAKPEVYSDGEKSRSVQQRIHKLDDDLLQLSEKWEKALGELEEFLNGQPSVVP from the coding sequence ATGTCTTTTTTACAACTGTCGAATCTGTGCCTGAAATTCGGCGAGCGGGAAATCCTTAAAAACGTTACGGTAAATTTGCGCAAAGAAAGCCGCGCGGCTCTTGTCGGTGCGAACGGCTGCGGAAAATCGACTTTTATGAAAATAGCGGCCGGTCTTATAAGCGCCGATTCGGGAGAGAGGGTTGCGCAAAAAAACTGCCGCGTCGTATACCTTCCGCAGTCGGGCATCGTCCATTCGGGAGCGACATTGCGCGCCGAAGCCGATAAAGCTTTCGCCGAAGGCTATGCGCTCCATGAGGAAATGGAGGACATCGGCGAGCGCTTAAAAACCGTTTCGGATGAAAAACTGCAAACACAGCTTTTGGAGCGCCACCGGCAAATCAACGAATACCTTACCGATTCGCAGTGGTACTTCCGTTCGAGCCGGGCCGAGCAAGTACTTTCGGGCTTGGGTTTCGAAAAAGCCGATTTCGACAAGCCCGTCGAAACTTTTTCCGGCGGCTGGCAAATGCGTATTGCGCTCGCAAAGGTTTTGCTGCAAAATCCCGACATTTTGCTTTTGGACGAACCGACGAACTATTTGGACATAGAAGCGCGCACATGGCTGCAGGATTTTTTGCTCGGCTTTTCCGGCGGATTTTTGCTTGTAAGCCACGACCGTTATTTTTTGGACACCTGCGTAAACGAAATACTCGAACTGTTTAACGCCGAACTCCATCGTTACGCCGGGAATTTTACAAACTACGAAAAAAAGCGCCAAAGCGAACTTGAAAGCTTAATCGCCCAATACGATCTTCAGCAGGAAAAAATACGCAAAACCGAAGATTTTATCAGGCGCTTCCGCTACAATGCGGCAAAGGCGGCCCAAGTGCAGGAACGCGTAAAACAGCTTGAAAAACTGCCGCGCATCGAAATCCCCGAATCGCTGAAAAAAATCCGCTTTTCGTTTCCGAGCGCACCGCATTCGGGCAAGATTGTTTTGCGTTTGGAAAAAATCGGCAAAGCTTACGGCACTCATTCCGTTTTGCGCGGTATCGATGCGACGGTTGAACACTCGGATCGCCTCGTCGTTACCGGGCGCAACGGAGCCGGAAAAACGACGCTCCTGCGCATCCTTGCCGGCGAAGATACCGCTTATGACGGACGACTTGTCCTGGGCGCGAACGTGAGTATCGGCTACTTCAGTCAGGACAGCGCCGAAAAAATAAACGGAAACCTTTCGGTCATCGACATGCTCGAAAAAGAAGCGCCGCTCGACCTTGTTCCCAAGCTGCGCGACATGCTCGCGGCGTTTTTATTCCGCGGCGACGATATTTTCAAAACAGTCGACGTGCTTTCGGGCGGCGAAAAAAGCCGCCTTGCCATGCTGCGCCTTTTGCTCAAACCCGCCAATCTGCTCATCCTCGACGAGCCGACAAACCATTTGGACATTCATTCAAAAGACGCCCTGCTCGCGGCTCTGCAAAGTTTCGGCGGAACGATTGTGTTTATTTCGCACGACAGAAGTTTTACGCAAGCGCTCGCAACGCGAATATTGGAACTGAACGCCGGACACTGCCGGCTTTATCCGGGCCCCTACGATTATTATTTGGAACAACAAAAAAAACACGCGGCCTTCAATACGGACGCCGGGTTTTCGGCTTCGGGCGCTACGCTTGCCGGCGCTCACGGCGGAGCTTCCGCCGCGACGGTGCGGGACGCAAATGACGAAAGCGCTCCGGTCAGTGCGCCGCAGCAGAGCATGCCGCCAAGCTATGCGGAACAAAAACGTTTGCAGTCGCAAAGACGCAAACTTGAAAAAGAAGAGCGGCTCCTTATGGAACAAATCACGCAGGTCGAAGAACAAAAAGCCCTGCTCGAAGCCGACCTTGCAAAACCGGAAGTGTATTCGGACGGCGAAAAAAGCCGCAGCGTACAGCAGCGTATTCACAAACTTGACGACGACCTTTTGCAGCTGAGCGAAAAATGGGAAAAGGCCTTGGGCGAACTTGAGGAATTTTTGAACGGACAGCCTTC